A section of the Hyphomicrobiales bacterium genome encodes:
- the sdhC gene encoding succinate dehydrogenase, cytochrome b556 subunit gives MAEARPPAARTNPARPLSPHLQIYRPLINMVMSIVHRITGVALYAGTLLLAWWLVAAALGPEAFETANAFFGSILGRVVLVGYTWALVHHMLGGIRHFVWDLGRGFDLATVDMMSWGSLVASLAITAALWLGMLT, from the coding sequence ATGGCAGAAGCGCGCCCCCCCGCTGCGCGAACCAATCCCGCGAGACCACTGTCGCCGCATCTCCAGATTTACCGCCCACTCATCAACATGGTGATGTCGATCGTGCATCGCATCACGGGCGTGGCGCTCTATGCGGGCACATTACTGCTCGCCTGGTGGCTGGTCGCGGCAGCCCTCGGGCCGGAGGCCTTCGAGACAGCGAATGCCTTTTTCGGATCGATCCTCGGGCGGGTCGTGCTCGTAGGATACACCTGGGCGCTCGTTCACCACATGCTGGGCGGCATCCGGCACTTCGTCTGGGACCTCGGACGCGGTTTCGATCTGGCGACCGTCGACATGATGTCGTGGGGCAGCCTCGTCGCCTCGCTCGCGATCACGGCGGCGCTCTGGCTCGGCATGCTGACCTGA
- a CDS encoding NAD(P)-binding protein has translation MGIKARIGIVGAGLAGLTCARQLRDAGHMIEVFERDGLLGGRLQTERDDAVRYDSGAQYVTARTREFKRLLDSLALAGHASGWSPRLLLGGSDLVGEIAPQDWYVGIPGMGSLVRPLADDVRVNLNARVRGLQRVEGRWMLQISDRDEMAGPFHAVLLTAPAPESYPLLADHEELFDEMTRVRMLPCWTVLLQFAAPLPVEFDVGARLTESIAWIARDSSKPNRKRGQENWVLQSSPEFSRQFLEEEPEDVARQLWLEMQSALGLVEVTPMVLNARLWRHALVERTLGASCIFSRDAMLGAAGDWCLGSRAEAAFESASALVRRVREALS, from the coding sequence ATGGGAATCAAGGCGAGGATCGGGATCGTCGGAGCCGGCTTGGCAGGCCTCACGTGCGCACGCCAGCTGCGCGACGCCGGTCACATGATCGAGGTGTTCGAGCGGGACGGGCTGCTCGGCGGCCGGCTGCAGACCGAACGGGACGATGCGGTGCGCTACGACAGCGGCGCTCAATACGTCACGGCCCGCACGCGCGAGTTCAAGCGGCTGCTCGATTCCCTGGCGCTCGCCGGCCACGCCTCGGGCTGGTCGCCCCGCCTTCTGCTCGGTGGCTCTGACCTCGTCGGGGAAATCGCTCCGCAGGACTGGTACGTCGGCATACCCGGCATGGGCTCGCTCGTTCGTCCACTCGCCGACGACGTTCGCGTCAACCTCAACGCGCGGGTGCGCGGTCTGCAACGGGTCGAGGGACGCTGGATGTTGCAGATCAGTGATCGCGACGAAATGGCGGGGCCGTTCCATGCGGTGCTGCTGACGGCGCCGGCGCCCGAGAGCTATCCGTTGCTGGCCGACCACGAAGAGCTGTTCGACGAAATGACGCGGGTGCGCATGCTGCCGTGCTGGACGGTGCTGCTGCAGTTCGCGGCGCCGCTTCCGGTCGAATTCGATGTCGGCGCAAGACTGACCGAGTCGATCGCCTGGATCGCCCGTGACAGCTCCAAGCCGAACCGCAAACGCGGCCAGGAGAACTGGGTTCTGCAGTCGAGCCCCGAATTCAGCCGCCAGTTCCTGGAAGAGGAGCCCGAGGATGTCGCGCGCCAGCTCTGGCTCGAGATGCAAAGCGCACTCGGTCTTGTCGAAGTGACGCCGATGGTGCTCAACGCGCGGCTCTGGCGTCACGCACTGGTCGAGCGCACACTCGGGGCCTCCTGCATCTTTTCGCGTGACGCCATGCTCGGAGCCGCTGGCGACTGGTGCCTCGGCTCGCGCGCTGAGGCGGCCTTCGAGAGCGCCTCGGCGCTAGTGCGCCGGGTGCGCGAAGCGCTTTCCTGA
- a CDS encoding type II toxin-antitoxin system death-on-curing family toxin, translated as MTTVYLTVAEVLAIHDDQIERYGGSSGIRDAGQLEAALFRPQTGYYPDLIAEAAALWESLSQNHPFVDGNKRTAFAVMFTFLAVNGIAITADEDATIRFLVPLYDSNGLTFDRLDAWLRKNAKAQ; from the coding sequence ATGACGACGGTCTACCTCACCGTTGCCGAGGTGCTCGCCATCCATGATGACCAGATCGAACGCTACGGCGGCAGTTCCGGAATTCGGGACGCCGGCCAATTGGAAGCGGCCCTCTTTCGCCCCCAGACCGGCTACTACCCCGACCTCATCGCCGAGGCCGCGGCGCTCTGGGAGAGCCTTTCCCAGAACCATCCCTTTGTCGACGGTAACAAGCGTACGGCGTTCGCCGTGATGTTCACCTTCCTGGCGGTCAACGGCATCGCCATAACCGCCGACGAGGATGCCACCATCCGGTTCCTGGTGCCTCTCTACGACAGCAACGGACTGACGTTCGATAGGCTCGATGCCTGGCTGCGCAAGAACGCGAAAGCGCAGTGA
- a CDS encoding TRAP transporter fused permease subunit, producing MTAPSDGEKGAGAPGEDPQAVTPREERDEAERTTRDLGGTLAGRIAFAVGVALALYHIWINTLGRMDTLWLTGIHFAGFSILCALRYPIVKARTAAGERLVLGLDLLLGVVVAAATILLLAQQDAIYARGVRLTSLDIVLALVVIGGAIEFTRRATGWIIPVMVLISLSYVSLWGPWLSGVFRFAGLSLETLLFRSVFSDEGMFGSIALISATFVYLFILFGAFLVRSGAGEFIIDLARAMAGRFVGGPGLVAVIASGLTGTISGSAVANTVSTGVITIPLMKRAGFPARFAGGVEAAASTGGQLMPPVMGAGAFVMASYTQIPYLEIVAVSFLPALVYFLSVAFFVRINAKKLGLTKSDEDAPRALDVLRRGGPSFLIPVGVLIGMLVSGFTPTYAAGFAILSCIAASWLTPRPMGPRAVLEALALGSANMTMTAILLVAVGLIVNVIAMTGIGNTFSLMISDWAGSSLIIAIVLVALASLVLGMGLPVTAAYIVLATLSGPALHQLIQANALIDLMVAGQVPQTAWPLFMLADPAAGVHLAQPMARDAAEALLAATSPEVLVLIYPQALDARTVTLALLSAHMIVFWLSQDSNVTPPVCLTAFAAAAIAKSPPMRTGLEAWKIAKGLYLMPVLFAYTSFLGGPIEEVLHIFIVATIGVYALGAAIEGHMEAPIGWPTRIVLFASGVALVWPNNTIVESVGAIGVAALFARNIWQDRRARGAVLAR from the coding sequence ATGACAGCTCCGAGCGATGGAGAAAAGGGGGCGGGTGCGCCCGGCGAGGACCCGCAGGCCGTCACGCCCCGGGAGGAAAGGGACGAAGCCGAGCGCACGACGCGCGACCTCGGCGGAACGCTGGCAGGTCGCATCGCGTTCGCGGTCGGGGTGGCCCTGGCGCTCTATCACATCTGGATCAACACGCTCGGGCGGATGGACACGCTCTGGCTGACGGGGATCCACTTCGCCGGCTTTTCCATCCTCTGCGCATTGCGCTATCCGATCGTGAAGGCGCGGACCGCGGCCGGTGAACGCCTCGTTCTCGGGCTCGACCTCCTCCTCGGGGTGGTGGTCGCGGCGGCCACCATTCTTCTCCTTGCGCAACAGGACGCGATCTATGCGCGGGGCGTCCGGCTGACCAGCCTCGATATCGTTCTCGCGCTCGTCGTCATCGGCGGCGCCATCGAGTTCACGCGCCGCGCGACGGGCTGGATCATTCCGGTGATGGTCCTCATTTCACTCAGTTATGTCAGCCTCTGGGGGCCGTGGCTGTCGGGCGTCTTCCGGTTCGCCGGGCTCAGTCTCGAGACGCTGCTGTTCCGCTCCGTTTTCTCCGACGAGGGGATGTTCGGCTCGATCGCGCTGATCTCGGCCACCTTCGTTTATCTCTTCATTCTGTTCGGCGCATTCCTCGTGCGATCGGGCGCCGGGGAGTTCATCATCGATCTGGCGCGGGCGATGGCCGGGCGTTTCGTCGGCGGGCCGGGCCTGGTGGCGGTCATCGCCTCGGGTCTCACCGGCACGATCTCGGGATCGGCGGTGGCCAACACGGTCTCGACCGGGGTCATCACCATTCCGCTCATGAAGCGGGCGGGATTTCCGGCTCGCTTTGCCGGCGGCGTCGAGGCGGCCGCATCGACGGGCGGGCAACTGATGCCACCGGTCATGGGGGCGGGCGCCTTCGTGATGGCGAGCTACACCCAGATTCCCTACCTCGAGATCGTGGCCGTGAGCTTCCTGCCGGCCCTGGTTTATTTCCTCTCCGTCGCCTTCTTCGTGCGGATCAACGCCAAGAAGCTCGGACTGACGAAGTCCGACGAGGATGCACCACGGGCGCTCGATGTGCTGCGGCGCGGCGGACCGTCGTTCCTGATCCCGGTCGGGGTGCTGATCGGGATGCTGGTTTCCGGATTCACCCCGACCTACGCGGCCGGCTTTGCCATCCTCTCTTGCATCGCCGCCTCGTGGTTGACGCCGCGTCCCATGGGACCGAGGGCGGTCCTCGAAGCCCTGGCACTCGGCTCGGCGAACATGACCATGACCGCGATCCTGCTCGTTGCCGTCGGTCTCATCGTCAACGTCATCGCGATGACCGGGATCGGCAACACCTTCTCGCTGATGATCAGCGATTGGGCCGGCAGCAGCCTCATCATCGCCATCGTGCTGGTCGCGCTCGCGTCCCTGGTGCTCGGGATGGGGCTGCCGGTGACAGCGGCCTACATCGTGCTCGCGACGCTCTCAGGGCCGGCCCTGCATCAGCTCATCCAGGCCAACGCGCTCATCGATCTGATGGTGGCGGGGCAGGTTCCGCAAACGGCCTGGCCGCTCTTCATGCTGGCCGACCCGGCGGCGGGCGTACATCTCGCGCAACCGATGGCGCGGGACGCGGCCGAGGCCCTGCTCGCGGCCACCTCGCCGGAGGTGCTCGTGCTCATTTATCCGCAGGCACTCGATGCGCGTACCGTGACGCTGGCGCTGCTTTCGGCGCACATGATCGTCTTCTGGCTGTCGCAGGATTCGAACGTCACGCCACCGGTCTGCCTCACGGCGTTCGCGGCGGCGGCGATCGCCAAGTCCCCGCCCATGCGCACCGGGCTCGAGGCGTGGAAAATCGCCAAGGGCCTCTACCTGATGCCGGTGCTGTTCGCCTACACGAGCTTTCTCGGCGGGCCGATCGAGGAGGTTCTCCATATTTTCATCGTCGCGACGATCGGGGTCTATGCGCTCGGGGCGGCGATCGAGGGACACATGGAGGCGCCGATCGGCTGGCCAACGCGCATCGTGCTGTTTGCGAGCGGGGTGGCGCTCGTCTGGCCGAACAACACGATCGTCGAGAGCGTCGGGGCGATCGGGGTGGCAGCGCTCTTTGCTCGCAACATCTGGCAGGACCGGCGCGCGCGGGGGGCGGTGCTGGCGCGCTGA
- a CDS encoding TAXI family TRAP transporter solute-binding subunit, giving the protein MLHRTLTRRTALAVAMAIGVSVSTLAPERAAADEDYLLATASTGGTYYPVGVAIATLIKVKLQPKDKINVSAISSAGSGENVRLLREKEVHFAILQGLFGAYAQSGTGPVAADGPQTHLRSIAMLWPNVEHFVLLAEHAKSGTIDDMAAVKGKAVSMGAQNSGTLGSNDVILSNLGLPLSGYELAYMGYNPSADALLNGQIVAMSTPAGVPVAAVTRAFAAMGDKIRLLGFSDEQIAKANGSFKNLWVPYPIPAGTYPGQASDVTTIAQPNFLAVHQDVPEETVYKITKTIFENLGFLQAIHPATKAMSLESALGGLPMALHPGAARYFAEAGLTIPDHLKP; this is encoded by the coding sequence ATGCTTCATCGCACGCTGACTAGGCGCACGGCACTCGCGGTCGCAATGGCGATCGGCGTTTCGGTTTCAACGCTCGCCCCGGAACGGGCCGCGGCCGACGAGGACTACCTGCTCGCGACGGCCTCGACGGGGGGGACCTATTACCCGGTCGGTGTCGCCATCGCGACGCTGATCAAGGTCAAGTTGCAGCCGAAGGACAAGATCAACGTCTCGGCGATCAGTTCGGCCGGCTCGGGCGAGAACGTGCGCCTGCTGCGCGAGAAGGAAGTGCACTTCGCCATCCTCCAGGGCCTCTTCGGGGCGTATGCGCAGAGCGGCACCGGACCGGTGGCGGCGGACGGGCCGCAGACGCACCTGCGCTCGATCGCCATGCTGTGGCCCAACGTCGAGCACTTCGTGCTGCTCGCCGAGCACGCCAAGTCCGGGACGATCGACGACATGGCCGCAGTCAAGGGCAAGGCCGTTTCGATGGGCGCCCAGAACTCGGGCACGCTCGGCTCCAACGACGTCATCCTCAGCAATCTCGGCTTGCCGCTGAGTGGCTACGAACTCGCCTACATGGGCTACAACCCGTCGGCCGACGCGCTCCTGAACGGGCAGATCGTGGCCATGTCGACGCCGGCCGGCGTGCCGGTGGCGGCGGTGACGCGGGCGTTCGCTGCGATGGGTGACAAGATCCGGCTGCTCGGCTTCAGCGACGAGCAGATCGCCAAGGCCAACGGCTCGTTCAAGAACCTCTGGGTGCCCTATCCGATCCCGGCCGGCACCTATCCGGGGCAAGCGAGCGATGTCACCACGATCGCGCAGCCCAACTTCCTCGCCGTGCACCAGGACGTGCCGGAAGAGACGGTCTACAAGATCACCAAGACGATCTTCGAGAACCTCGGCTTCCTGCAGGCGATCCACCCGGCAACGAAGGCGATGTCCCTCGAGAGCGCACTCGGCGGGCTGCCGATGGCGCTGCATCCGGGCGCCGCGCGCTATTTCGCGGAGGCCGGTCTGACCATCCCGGACCACCTCAAGCCCTGA
- a CDS encoding nuclease: MHTVQVAPIYLGVFISHSWAYSGHYDKLAEWFFLERWNHQGRPVVFKDYSVPKDNPIHFASNDTQLYAAISAKISASDVAVIPTGMYSSYSKWIGKEIQAAQALKKPILAVNPWGQERKSSVVVQNATRAVGWNKKSVIDNAWGLFINE, translated from the coding sequence ATGCACACTGTTCAGGTAGCGCCGATCTACTTAGGTGTCTTCATTAGCCATTCCTGGGCCTACTCTGGCCACTACGATAAGTTAGCTGAGTGGTTCTTTTTGGAGCGTTGGAATCATCAAGGTCGACCGGTAGTCTTTAAGGACTACTCAGTGCCAAAAGACAACCCGATCCATTTTGCTTCGAACGATACCCAGCTCTACGCCGCCATTAGTGCGAAGATTTCTGCAAGCGACGTGGCCGTGATTCCCACAGGAATGTACTCAAGCTACAGCAAGTGGATTGGCAAGGAAATCCAAGCAGCCCAGGCACTCAAGAAACCTATTCTCGCAGTCAACCCCTGGGGGCAGGAGCGGAAGTCTTCCGTTGTTGTTCAGAATGCTACGCGTGCGGTTGGTTGGAACAAGAAAAGCGTCATCGATAACGCTTGGGGGTTGTTCATCAATGAGTGA
- a CDS encoding glutamine amidotransferase, translated as MNTGAGRAGGGDTGGRTARGRVLVILHQEHSTPGRLGWWLRSAGYELDIRKPRFGDALPETLEGHAGAIIFGGPMSANDPDDFVKTEIDWIGVPLAERKPFLGVCLGAQMLAKKLGATVAPDPDGVVECGYYPIEVTETGRALGDWPCHFYQWHREGFTLPSGARHLAATPAYPNQAISYGPAALGVQFHPEITYVLVNRWTTAAAHRLANPGAKPRHEHFEGHHRHTSRVGAWLDRMMPMWLAGGLEAANAPCRADRGAADGDARLAAE; from the coding sequence ATGAACACGGGCGCGGGGCGCGCCGGGGGTGGAGACACCGGCGGACGGACGGCGCGCGGGCGGGTGCTGGTCATCCTGCATCAGGAGCATTCCACGCCCGGCCGGCTCGGCTGGTGGCTGCGCTCGGCGGGCTACGAACTCGACATCCGCAAGCCGCGCTTCGGGGATGCGCTGCCCGAGACGCTCGAGGGGCACGCCGGCGCGATCATCTTCGGCGGGCCGATGAGCGCCAACGATCCGGATGATTTCGTCAAGACCGAGATCGATTGGATCGGCGTGCCGCTCGCCGAACGAAAGCCGTTCCTCGGCGTTTGCCTCGGCGCGCAGATGCTGGCCAAGAAGCTCGGCGCGACGGTCGCGCCCGACCCGGACGGCGTCGTCGAATGCGGCTATTATCCGATCGAGGTGACCGAGACCGGGCGCGCCCTCGGCGACTGGCCATGCCATTTCTACCAGTGGCACCGCGAGGGCTTCACGCTGCCCTCGGGCGCGCGGCATCTGGCGGCGACGCCCGCCTATCCGAACCAGGCGATCAGCTATGGTCCGGCGGCGCTCGGCGTGCAGTTCCATCCCGAGATCACCTATGTCCTGGTCAACCGCTGGACGACGGCGGCGGCCCACAGGCTGGCCAATCCGGGCGCCAAGCCGCGCCACGAGCACTTCGAAGGGCACCACAGGCACACCAGCCGCGTCGGCGCCTGGCTCGACCGGATGATGCCGATGTGGCTCGCTGGCGGGCTCGAGGCTGCGAACGCCCCGTGCCGGGCGGATCGGGGCGCGGCGGATGGCGACGCGCGGCTCGCGGCGGAGTAG
- a CDS encoding SDR family NAD(P)-dependent oxidoreductase, translating to MARRGILDHILRRHWRASDAPQADAGRAPWIVVTGGSRGIGYEIARAFAVRGGTLLLVARNAEGVSAAARRIAAESGATVEWYAMDIALANAARRIETRVAEAGGYVDLLVNNAGIGLAGPFIEQADGRLEEVMAVNMLALTRLSRHFLPGMVARGRGGLIMVSSLGGAVPGPGQAVYYASKAYVQSLSEALAEEVAGTGVRVLAVAPGPVDTRFHESMGAAGSLYLAIPGTISARRVARATRLGYAIGLRSIVPGLVAPLAGLCLWLLPHALSVPIVARLLATKQRNRPS from the coding sequence ATGGCGCGGCGCGGCATCCTCGACCACATCCTGCGGCGGCACTGGCGAGCGAGTGACGCACCGCAGGCCGACGCCGGCCGGGCGCCATGGATCGTCGTGACGGGAGGCTCGAGGGGCATCGGCTACGAGATCGCCCGCGCGTTCGCCGTGCGTGGTGGCACCCTGCTGCTGGTCGCACGCAACGCGGAAGGGGTTTCGGCGGCGGCGCGGCGGATCGCCGCCGAGAGCGGGGCGACCGTCGAGTGGTATGCGATGGACATCGCCCTCGCCAATGCCGCGCGGCGCATCGAAACGCGCGTGGCGGAGGCCGGCGGCTACGTCGACCTTCTGGTCAACAACGCGGGGATCGGGCTGGCCGGCCCTTTCATCGAGCAGGCGGACGGGCGGCTCGAGGAGGTCATGGCCGTCAACATGCTGGCCCTCACACGGCTCTCGCGACATTTCCTTCCTGGCATGGTGGCACGCGGGCGTGGCGGCCTCATCATGGTCTCCTCGCTCGGCGGCGCGGTGCCGGGGCCGGGGCAGGCGGTCTATTATGCCAGCAAGGCCTACGTTCAATCGCTCTCGGAGGCGCTCGCCGAGGAGGTGGCGGGAACCGGCGTGCGCGTGCTGGCGGTCGCGCCGGGTCCCGTGGACACGCGGTTCCACGAGAGCATGGGAGCCGCCGGGTCACTCTATCTCGCCATTCCGGGGACGATTTCGGCGCGGCGGGTCGCAAGGGCCACCCGATTGGGTTATGCTATCGGCCTCAGATCGATCGTTCCCGGGCTCGTCGCACCGCTCGCCGGCTTGTGCCTTTGGCTCCTGCCGCATGCTCTGAGCGTTCCAATCGTCGCGCGACTGCTCGCAACGAAGCAAAGGAACCGTCCTTCATGA
- a CDS encoding TerB family tellurite resistance protein yields the protein MMSCDSSGRRSMFDELMRLFKTGSGQAPKATQQDLRVAATALLVHAAFIDGSFAESEEQRLRHLLAAHFSIGPQEVEDLIRAGAKAESEAVDLYGFTRVLTGQLDQEERKEIVSMLWAMVLADGQVHSYESVLVERVCDLLGVAARDRVWLRTQVASGAWKPGSGAPSNDPSGN from the coding sequence ATGATGTCATGCGATTCCTCCGGGAGACGTTCCATGTTCGATGAGCTGATGCGCCTGTTCAAGACCGGCTCCGGGCAGGCGCCCAAGGCCACGCAGCAGGACCTCAGGGTGGCGGCCACGGCCCTGCTGGTGCATGCCGCGTTCATCGACGGGAGCTTTGCCGAGAGCGAGGAACAGCGCCTGCGCCATCTGCTGGCCGCGCATTTCTCGATCGGCCCGCAAGAGGTCGAGGACTTGATCCGGGCGGGCGCCAAAGCCGAGAGCGAGGCCGTCGACCTCTACGGTTTCACCAGGGTCCTCACGGGTCAGCTCGACCAGGAAGAGCGCAAGGAGATCGTCTCGATGCTGTGGGCGATGGTGCTCGCCGACGGGCAAGTGCACAGCTACGAATCGGTGCTGGTGGAACGGGTCTGCGACCTTCTCGGGGTGGCGGCGCGCGACCGCGTCTGGCTGCGCACGCAGGTGGCGAGCGGCGCCTGGAAGCCCGGGTCCGGCGCGCCGTCGAACGACCCGAGCGGCAACTAG
- the pyrF gene encoding orotidine-5'-phosphate decarboxylase, translating into MAGCRTAERLIVALDVPTRAAAEALAERIGDAAGVLKIGHELIFGGDGMALARELAAGGQRIFLDAKLLDIANTVEKATANIAATGAHMLTVHGHDGKTLDAAVRGRGASGMKLLAVTVLTNLTDADLTQQGQRMDARELVLHRARLAREAGFDGVIASGEEAADVRAATGADFLIVTPGIRPAGAAAGDQARVMTPARAIAAGATHLVVGRPITEAADPAAAARAIVAEIAASAR; encoded by the coding sequence ATGGCGGGGTGCAGGACAGCCGAGCGCCTCATCGTCGCGCTCGACGTGCCGACCCGCGCCGCGGCCGAGGCGCTCGCGGAGCGGATCGGCGATGCAGCCGGCGTGCTCAAGATCGGCCACGAGCTGATCTTCGGCGGCGACGGGATGGCACTCGCGCGCGAGCTCGCGGCGGGCGGCCAGCGCATCTTCCTCGATGCCAAGCTCCTCGACATCGCCAACACCGTCGAGAAGGCGACTGCCAATATCGCGGCAACCGGCGCGCACATGCTGACGGTGCACGGCCACGACGGCAAGACGCTGGATGCGGCGGTGCGCGGTCGCGGGGCGAGCGGCATGAAGCTTCTCGCCGTCACGGTGCTGACCAACCTCACCGACGCCGACCTCACCCAGCAGGGCCAGCGCATGGACGCACGCGAGCTGGTGCTGCACCGGGCGCGCCTCGCACGCGAAGCCGGCTTCGATGGTGTCATCGCGTCCGGTGAAGAGGCGGCCGACGTCCGGGCGGCAACGGGAGCGGACTTCCTCATCGTGACGCCGGGCATCCGGCCGGCGGGCGCGGCGGCGGGCGATCAGGCCCGCGTCATGACGCCGGCCCGCGCGATCGCGGCCGGTGCGACGCACCTCGTCGTCGGCCGCCCGATCACCGAGGCTGCGGACCCCGCCGCAGCGGCCCGCGCGATCGTCGCGGAGATCGCAGCGAGCGCCCGCTGA
- the dnaJ gene encoding molecular chaperone DnaJ, with protein sequence MAKRDYYDVLGVSRTASEQELKSAFRTLAKELHPDKNPDKPDAEKRFKEINEAYETLKDPQRRAAYDQFGHAAFEQGGGPGAHGFSGDFGASMSDIFDDLFGEFMGGQRRGRGGRTARQRGDDLRYNMEITLTEAFEGKTAEINVPTSVACETCGGSGTKPGTRPTQCRTCNGAGKVRASQGFFTIERSCPTCQGRGEVIDDPCTSCSGQGRVMRERTLSVNIPAGVENGTRIRLAGEGEAGLRGGPRGDLYIFLSIAPHQFFQRDGADLFCRVPISMATAALGGQIEVPTLDGSRVRVKIPEGTETGQSFRLRGKGMPVLRSSVIGDLNIQVQVETPKNLNRRQKELLREFDKASDDRTSPDSASFFAKVKAFFEGSGG encoded by the coding sequence ATGGCAAAGCGCGACTACTACGACGTGCTCGGCGTCAGCCGCACCGCGAGCGAACAGGAGCTCAAATCCGCATTCCGCACGCTCGCAAAGGAGCTGCACCCGGACAAGAACCCGGACAAGCCGGACGCCGAAAAGCGCTTCAAGGAAATCAACGAGGCCTACGAGACGCTGAAGGATCCGCAGCGCCGGGCCGCCTATGACCAGTTCGGCCACGCCGCGTTCGAGCAGGGCGGCGGACCCGGTGCGCACGGATTTTCGGGCGACTTCGGCGCCTCGATGTCGGACATCTTCGACGATCTCTTCGGTGAGTTCATGGGCGGCCAGCGGCGCGGTCGAGGTGGCCGCACGGCCCGCCAGCGCGGCGACGACCTGCGCTACAACATGGAAATCACGCTGACCGAGGCCTTCGAGGGCAAGACCGCCGAGATCAACGTGCCGACCAGCGTCGCCTGCGAAACCTGTGGCGGCAGCGGCACCAAGCCCGGCACCCGGCCGACGCAATGCCGGACCTGCAACGGCGCCGGCAAGGTGCGGGCGAGCCAGGGCTTCTTCACCATCGAGCGCTCGTGCCCGACCTGCCAGGGGCGCGGCGAGGTGATCGACGATCCATGCACGAGCTGCTCGGGTCAGGGGCGCGTCATGCGCGAGCGCACGCTTTCGGTCAACATCCCGGCCGGCGTCGAGAACGGCACGCGCATCCGCCTCGCCGGCGAGGGCGAAGCGGGGCTGAGGGGCGGGCCGCGCGGCGACCTCTACATCTTCCTCTCGATCGCGCCGCACCAGTTCTTCCAGCGTGACGGGGCGGATCTCTTTTGCCGCGTTCCGATCTCGATGGCGACGGCGGCGCTCGGCGGCCAGATCGAGGTGCCGACGCTCGACGGCAGCAGGGTGCGGGTGAAAATCCCCGAGGGAACCGAAACCGGCCAGAGCTTCCGATTGCGCGGAAAGGGCATGCCGGTGCTGCGCTCGAGCGTGATCGGCGATCTCAACATCCAGGTGCAGGTGGAGACGCCCAAGAACCTCAACCGTCGCCAGAAGGAGCTGCTGCGCGAGTTCGACAAGGCGTCCGACGACCGCACGAGCCCGGATTCGGCTAGCTTTTTCGCGAAGGTGAAGGCGTTCTTCGAGGGGAGCGGCGGCTAG